Below is a genomic region from Isosphaeraceae bacterium EP7.
AGAAGGCATCGCCGCCGACCACGGCCGGGTCGCTGGCCAGGTACTTCTCGAGGATCTGCGGGTACTCGGCCGCGGCCGTGGCCAGGTCGAGCAGGATGGCGCCGCCGAGCTTGCTCGTGTCGGCTGTGCGAGTGACCCGGCCGTTGACCTGCTGGATACCGGTGGCGCAGTACGACGCGAGGGTCGCGTGCGCGGCCTCCATCGCGGCGATCGCGTCGACGCTGGGATCGATCGTCGGCGGGCCGAAGTTGTCGAGCTTCAGGGCGCGGATGTCGGTGCGCCGCCACTCGTCGTCGCGGGTGGTGGGCAGGGGGGTGGACTTGAAGGCCTGGAAGGCCGCTCGGCGGCGGTCGACGAGCCAGCGGGGCTCATCCCTGGACGCGAGCGAGGCTTCGAAGGCCGCCTCGCTGAACCCGCCGATGGCGGCGGCGGCGGGAGTGGACGCGGTGACGCTGCTCATCGTGGATGTCGTCTCGTTCTGGGCGGTCCGGGGTCGGACGACGGCCCGGCCGATCGTCCCCCCGTCTGCATGCGTTCCGGGTCAATCGTGGCCGACTGCGACAATTCCAGGTCGGCAAAGCTGCGACCGACGGCGTGGGCGGGGCCGGCCCGGGTTGCCCCGGGCCGGCCCGTGCGAGATCGTTGGCATTCCGGTCGTCAGCCGACCGAGCCTTCCATCTGCAGCTCGATGAGCTTGTTCATCTCGACGGCGTATTCCATCGGCAGCTCCTTGACCAGGGGCTCGATGAAACCGCTGACGATCATCGTGGCGGCCTCGGCCTCGGACAGGCCGCGGCTCATCAGGTAGAAGAGCTGCTCCTCGCCGATCTTCGAGACGCTGGCCTCGTGGCCGATCTTGACGTCATCCTCGTCGATCTCGATGTACGGATAGGTATCCGAACGGCTCTGGTCGTCGAGGATGAGGGCGTCGCAGACGACGTTGGACTTGGAGCCCTTGGCACCGTCGGCCACCTTCAGGAGGCCGCGATAGGTGGCCCGGCCGCCGTTCTTGCTGATGCTCTTGGAGATGATCCGCGAGCTGGTGTAAGGCGCGGCGTGCACGACCTTGGCGCCGGCGTCCTGATGCTGGCCCTTGCCGGCGAACGCGATCGAGAGGATCTCGCCGCGGGCCCCCTTGCCCATCATGTAGACGGCGGGGTACTTCATGGTCAGGCGGCTGCCCAGGTTGCCGTCGACCCACTCCATCAGGGCATCCTCGTAGGCGACCGCGCGCTTGGTCACGAGGTTGTAGATGTTGCTCGCCCAGTTCTGGATGGTCGTGTACCGGCAGCGGGCACCCTTCTTGACGACGACCTCGACCACCGCGGAGTGGAGGCTCTCGGTGGTGTAGACCGGGGCGGTACACCCTTCGACGTAGTGGACCTGGGCGCCTTCCTCGACGATGATCAGGGTCCGCTCGAACTGGCCCATATTCTCGGCATTGATCCGGAAATAGGCCTGAAGCGGGATGTCGACCTTCACGCCGGCGGGGATGTAGACGAACGATCCGCCCGACCAGACCGCCGTGTTCAGGGCGGCGAACTTGTTGTCCTGGTAGGGGATGATCGTGCCGAAGTACTGGCGGACCAGGTCCTCGTACTCGCGGAGGGCAGTGTCGGTGTCGACGAAGATCACGCCCTTGGCGGAGAGGTCTTCGCGGAGGCTGTGGTAGACCACCTCCGAGTCATACTGGGCGCCCACGCCGGCCAGGAACTTGCGTTCGGCGTCGGGGATGCCCAGCTTGTCGAACGTGTTCTTGATGTCGGCCGGCACGTCGTCCCAGGACTTGCCCTGGCGGTCGGCGGCCTTCATGTAGTAGCGGATGTCGTTGTAGTTGAGGTCGCAGAGCTCGCCGCCCCAGGTCGGCGTGGGCTTCTGCCAGAAGGCCTCGAGCGCCTTCAGGCGGATGTCTCGCATCCACTTGGGCTCGCTCTTCATCTCGGAGATCTGCTCGACGATCTCGCGGTTGAGGCCCTTGCCGCTCTTGAACGAGTAGTTGGCTTCCGAGTCGTGGAAGCCGTACTTGTACTCGTCCTTGATGCCCTGGACCTGGGTGTTCAGGTCGGTCGCCATCGTTATATCCTCCCCTGAGGGGTGGTCGGTCGATCGTGTGGGGTCGGGTCGGGGCGGTGGATCGAGGGCATGGGCCGCCCGCCGATTTTTGTCGGCGGGGGCGAGCGGGTGGGCGATCAGAGGGTGGCGGCCGGCTTGGGCGCGGCCTGCTCCAGATCTTCCTCGTCGCGTGCGGCCTCGGGGTATTTCTCGCGGATCCAGCCGTAGCCCTCGCGCTCGAGCTGGTCGACCAGCTCGGGCCCGCCGTCCTCGACGATCTTGCCGCCGAAGAGGATGTGCACGAACCCGGGCTTGATGTAGTCCAGGATGCGCTGGTAGTGGGTGATGACCAGGATGCCGGTGTCGTACTTGGCGGCGACCCGGTTGACCCCTTCGCTGACCGTGCGGACGGCGTCGATGTCGAGGCCGCTGTCGGTCTCGTCGAGGATGGCGAAGGCGGGCCTGAGCATTGAGAGCTGGAGGACCTCGGCTCGCTTCTTCTCGCCGCCGGAGAACCCCTCGTTGAGGTAGCGGCGGGCGAACTCCTGGTCCATGCCCAGCTCGTCCATCTCGGAGCGGATCTCCTTGCGGAAGTCCCTCATCGAGATCAGCTCGTGCCCTTCCTTGCGGTCGGGGTTGCGGACGTTGCTGACGGCGTGGCGGAGGAAGTTGGCCACGGTGACGCCCGGGATCGACGTCGGGTACTGGAAGGCGAGGAACAGGCCGGCCTTGGCACGCTCGTCGGCCTCCATCGCCAGCAGGTCGACCCCGTCCAGGGTGGCCGTGCCGCCGGTCACTTCATAGTTGGGGTGGCCCGCCAGGGCGTAGCTCAGCGTGCTCTTGCCGGAGCCGTTCGGGCCCATCAGCGCGTGCACCTCGCCCTGCTTGATGGTCAGGTCGACCCCCTTGAGGATCTCCTTGCCGTCGATGGCGACCCGCAACCCCTCGATCTTCAGCACCTTGCTCATCGGTCTCCGCCCCGTGGGAAGCTGGTCATCTGTCGTCGTTCTGTCTGGCCGGAAGCCAGGCGTCGTCCGTTGGGTTCGATTTGATTTGTTGGACCGGTTGTCACTCGGTCCGGGCGACGACGGCCTTGGGCTCGAAGTCGCAGCAGCGGTCGCCGTCCAGGCGGCACTGGCTCAGCCTGAGGGCCTGGCCCACCACCTTCTCGAACATCTTGCGCTCCATGGCGCAGATGCCCCGGTCCAGCTCGGCCAGCGCGTGATAGGGGCACGAGTGCTGCCGCAAGGTCGGCCCCAGGCTGTCGGCCTTGTTCAGGATCTCGGCCTCGATCCCCCGGTCGCCCAGCATCGCCCCGAGCTGCACCAGTCGCCCCTGCCAGTCGCCGCCGTCGAGCTGGGCCCGATAGAGGTCGGCCAGGCGATCGGTGACCCGGCCGAAGAGCAAGCGACGCAGCTTGCGGTCGTCGACCGCCTGCATCATCTCTTCCCAGAGGGCCAGGGCCAGGTCGGCATAATTCTGCCCGAGCCGCCGCTGGGCCTCGGCGCTGGCCCGATAGGTGTGCCTCGGGCGGCCCCTGCCGCCGGGCTCGGACTGGCGTTCGATCAGGCCCGAGTCGGTCAGCCGCGTCAGCCTCACCCGCACCGCGTTCGCCGTCACGCCCAGGCGTTCGGCGAGCTCGGCAACGGTCAATGACCCTTCACGCCGGAGCAGGTCGAGTAACGGTCGGTCCGTCGTGTCGGTCGAGTTTCGAGGACCTGCGCCGCTGTTCATGCCCCGATTGTAAGGAGGACTTGCCCCAGCGTCCACCACCCTGGGTCATTTTTCGCAAGAATCGTTGGGTTAAATCCAGCCCCATGACACCGATGACCTTACGATCCGTCTCCCGGCCAGATTGTGGGACTGAGTCTTAGTCTCAACTGGTCATTGGGGGCCCCACTCGGTCAAGACTTTGTAATACCATCGTTTCACGGACGAACCCATTAGCGACTCGACGATGAAGCCCACGTCCGGGCGTGGGCCGCGGGCCATGCAAGCCGGAAACCTTACTTCGATGGACGCCATCGCCATCCGGGGTGTGTCCAAGTCCTTCGGCCAGACCGCGGCCGTCGACGACCTCTCGCTGACGGTCCCTCGTGGGTCGCTCTATGGCTTTATCGGGCCCAACGGCTCGGGCAAGACGACCACGCTGCGCATGATCATGCGCATCCTGATGCCGGACCGCGGCGAGGTCGAGGTCCTGGGCGAGACATCCAGCCGATCCGCCCGCGACCGGGTGGCCTACCTTCCCGAGGAGCGCGGGCTCTACAAGAAGATGGCTGTCGGCCGCCTGATTCGCTATTACGCACGCCTCAAGGGATTGCACGGGCCGGAACTGGACCTGGGCGTCAATACCTGGCTCGAGCGGATGGGGCTGGCGGACTGGGCCGACAAGAAGGTTGACGCCCTGTCCAAAGGGATGGCCCAGAAGGTCCAGTTCATCGCCGCGGTGGTCGCCAAGCCCGACGTCCTGATCCTCGACGAGCCGTTCTCGGGGCTCGACCCGGTCAACGCCGAGGTGCTCAAGGACGCGATCCTCGACCTGAAGCGGCAGGGCACCACCATCGTCTTCTCCACCCACGACATGAGCGTGGCCGAGCAGCTCTGCGACCGGATCTTCATGATCTTCAAGGGGAAGAAGGTGCTCGACGGCTCCCTCGACGAGATCCAGGAGCTCTACGGCTACGACACCCTCAAGGTGAGGACCGCCGCGGGCGCCTCGGTGCTCGACGAGATCGACCTCATCGACGGCTACAACGACCAGGGGAACTACCAGGAGGTGCGCACCGAGGCCGACCCGCAGGCGGTCCTTGCCGCCCTGATCGCCCGGACGCAGGTGTTGCACTTCGAGATCGCCCGCCCTTCGCTCCGCGACATCTTCGTCCGGATCGCCAACCCCGAGCCGGAAGGAGCCGAGATCCATGCGTAAGATCTTCGTCGTGGCATCCACCGAGTTCGCCAACGCGGTCAGGACCAAGGCGTTCGTGATCGGGGTCTTGATGCTGCCGCTCATCATGGTCGGCTCGAT
It encodes:
- the sufB gene encoding Fe-S cluster assembly protein SufB, encoding MATDLNTQVQGIKDEYKYGFHDSEANYSFKSGKGLNREIVEQISEMKSEPKWMRDIRLKALEAFWQKPTPTWGGELCDLNYNDIRYYMKAADRQGKSWDDVPADIKNTFDKLGIPDAERKFLAGVGAQYDSEVVYHSLREDLSAKGVIFVDTDTALREYEDLVRQYFGTIIPYQDNKFAALNTAVWSGGSFVYIPAGVKVDIPLQAYFRINAENMGQFERTLIIVEEGAQVHYVEGCTAPVYTTESLHSAVVEVVVKKGARCRYTTIQNWASNIYNLVTKRAVAYEDALMEWVDGNLGSRLTMKYPAVYMMGKGARGEILSIAFAGKGQHQDAGAKVVHAAPYTSSRIISKSISKNGGRATYRGLLKVADGAKGSKSNVVCDALILDDQSRSDTYPYIEIDEDDVKIGHEASVSKIGEEQLFYLMSRGLSEAEAATMIVSGFIEPLVKELPMEYAVEMNKLIELQMEGSVG
- the sufC gene encoding Fe-S cluster assembly ATPase SufC produces the protein MSKVLKIEGLRVAIDGKEILKGVDLTIKQGEVHALMGPNGSGKSTLSYALAGHPNYEVTGGTATLDGVDLLAMEADERAKAGLFLAFQYPTSIPGVTVANFLRHAVSNVRNPDRKEGHELISMRDFRKEIRSEMDELGMDQEFARRYLNEGFSGGEKKRAEVLQLSMLRPAFAILDETDSGLDIDAVRTVSEGVNRVAAKYDTGILVITHYQRILDYIKPGFVHILFGGKIVEDGGPELVDQLEREGYGWIREKYPEAARDEEDLEQAAPKPAATL
- a CDS encoding ATP-binding cassette domain-containing protein produces the protein MDAIAIRGVSKSFGQTAAVDDLSLTVPRGSLYGFIGPNGSGKTTTLRMIMRILMPDRGEVEVLGETSSRSARDRVAYLPEERGLYKKMAVGRLIRYYARLKGLHGPELDLGVNTWLERMGLADWADKKVDALSKGMAQKVQFIAAVVAKPDVLILDEPFSGLDPVNAEVLKDAILDLKRQGTTIVFSTHDMSVAEQLCDRIFMIFKGKKVLDGSLDEIQELYGYDTLKVRTAAGASVLDEIDLIDGYNDQGNYQEVRTEADPQAVLAALIARTQVLHFEIARPSLRDIFVRIANPEPEGAEIHA
- a CDS encoding MarR family transcriptional regulator gives rise to the protein MNSGAGPRNSTDTTDRPLLDLLRREGSLTVAELAERLGVTANAVRVRLTRLTDSGLIERQSEPGGRGRPRHTYRASAEAQRRLGQNYADLALALWEEMMQAVDDRKLRRLLFGRVTDRLADLYRAQLDGGDWQGRLVQLGAMLGDRGIEAEILNKADSLGPTLRQHSCPYHALAELDRGICAMERKMFEKVVGQALRLSQCRLDGDRCCDFEPKAVVARTE